GCGATCGGCAGGTCGAAGCGGCCCGATTCCTTCGGCAGGTCCGCTGGCGCGAGATTGACGGTGATGCGCCTGACGGGGAACTCGAACCCGCAGTTCTGCAGCGCGGCGCGCACGCGCTCGCGGCTCTCGCGGACTTCGAGATCGGGCAGGCCGACGATCGAGAACGACGGCAACCCGTTGGCGAGATGGACTTCGACGGTGACGTCCGGCGCGCGGCCGGCCGCCGGCGCGCGACTGCGCACCACGGCGAGCGACATGGCGAGGCTCCTGCAAATGAATCGGCCGGGCAACGGCCATTCAGGCCGCATGCCGCGGGAATCGGAGGAATCGGTACGCGCTTGCCGGCGTGGCGCGGAAAAGAACGAGGAACCACGAACAGCGAAGCGCTACAAACAGCGAAGAGCGAAGAGCGGAGAACAGCGAAGAGCGTAGAACAGCGAAGAGCAGAGAGCAGCGAAGAACGGAGAACGGAGAAGAGCGAGGAACGGCGAAGAGCGGGCGATTGCGAGGAACGACGGAACGGCTGACCGGCCGACTTCGGGTGTCAGGCGCGGGCCGCACGAGGCGGCCCGCGCCCGGACCTGTCGGTCGGGTGGGGCGTCAGGCCTGGGACGCTGCGAGCTTCTGCTCGAGTTCCGCGACGCGCTTCTCGAGTTCCTCGAGACGCACGCGGGTGCGGGCGAGCACCTGTGCCTGCGTGTCGAACTCCTCGCGCGTGACGAGATCGAGCTTCGAGAAGCCTTGCGACAGCATGGCCTTCACGTTGCGCTCGACGTCCTTGGCCGGCGAGTTTTTCAGCAGGTCGCTGACGCGCGACTGCAGGTCGTTGAAAACATCGCTGGGTTGCTTCATGAGATTTCCCTTCCTTGCACAAAAAATGTGCATCTTCAGTTGCGTACGTGCCCATGATGCACGCATGACCGGAAATGGTGCGCCCGCGGCGCGAATTCCGGGCATGGCGCCCGCATGGGTGAATGGCCCGGTGATCCGGGACGTGCGTGCACTCTAGCAATGATCCTTTCGGCGCGCCAGCAAACCTGGGCCACGTTGACCATTCGGCCGGGCTTCCGCACCTTTCCGTACCTTTCAGCACGCGATGCAACCCCGTTTCGGAGCCGTTCGACGCGGCGCTCGAGCGAACATGGCATGCGAGTTGCTGAGGAGAGTCCGTTACAACATTCCAACCAATTCGACGGGACCACCCAGCGAGAGGACTTCATGAAACTCATTACCGCAATCATCAAGCCGTTCAAGCTCGATGAGACGCGCGAGGCGCTCTCCGCGCTCGGCGTCTCGGGCATCACGGTGACGGAAGTGAAAGGGTTCGGGCGGCAGAAGGGGCACACCGAACTGTACCGGGGCGCCGAATACGTGGTCGATTTCCTGCCGAAGATGAAGATCGAGGCGGCCGTGTCCGACGATCTCGTCGACCAGGCGGTCGAGGCGATCGAGCGGGCCGCACGCACCGGCAAGATCGGCGACGGGAAGATCTTCGTCACGCCGATCGAGCAGGTGATCCGGATCCGGACCGGGGAGACAGGCGCGGACGCGCTGTAACAGACCAAGACAAGCGACAAGAGGAAACCCGAGATGCGCAAACTTCTGATGTCCCTGCTGATGGCCGGCTCGCTGATCGCGGCCGGCGTCGGCCCCGCGCTCGCTGACGACGCGGCTTCCGCCGCGGCTGCGTCCGCGCCCGCCGCAACGGCGTCCGATGCATCGGCAGCCGCCGCGCCGGCCGCTTCGGCGCCGGCCGCCACCGACGCATCGGCAGCCGCCGCTGCTGCCGCTCCCGCTTCGGGCGCCGCCGGAGCATCCGCTGCCGCCGCCGCCTCGGCGCCGGCCGCACCCGCCGCGCCGACCGAGCCGTTCTCCGTCGATTCGTCGAAGATCAGCGCCGGCGACACCGCGTGGATGCTGACCTCCACCGCGCTGGTGCTGTTCATGACGATCCCCGGCCTCGCGCTGTTCTACGCGGGCATGGTCCGCAAGAAGAACGTGCTCGCGACCGTGATGCAGAGCTTCGCGATCACCGCAGTGATCACGGTGCTGTGGACGGTGGTCGGCTACAGCCTCGCGTTCACGCCGGGCAACGGCTTCATCGGCGGGCTGTCGCGCGCGTTCCTGCACGGCATGACCTACGTGAAGGGCGACAAGGCGACCACGCTGACCGTCAGCCACCTGGCGACGA
This window of the Burkholderia cepacia GG4 genome carries:
- a CDS encoding P-II family nitrogen regulator — translated: MKLITAIIKPFKLDETREALSALGVSGITVTEVKGFGRQKGHTELYRGAEYVVDFLPKMKIEAAVSDDLVDQAVEAIERAARTGKIGDGKIFVTPIEQVIRIRTGETGADAL
- a CDS encoding accessory factor UbiK family protein is translated as MKQPSDVFNDLQSRVSDLLKNSPAKDVERNVKAMLSQGFSKLDLVTREEFDTQAQVLARTRVRLEELEKRVAELEQKLAASQA